ACTACGTTGTCGGAGAATGCAACGAGGCAACCCGAACTCGCCGCCACCGCGCATCAAGTCGATGCTTGTTGTGGTGCTGGTGATGGCTTCCATGGTGGCCGGACGCTCAGCAACAGTAGAGCGCGATGTGGGGTCCGATACGCAGGTCAAGTGCACTTGCTATCCCTGCGGTTGCGCACAAAgcccgccgccaccaccaccgccgaAGTGGCCAGTGCCATACTGTCCACCTCCACCGCCGGCGCCGTTTCTTTACATAGTTGGCGCGCCGGGCAATCTGTACCCGTTCGATACTGCAAACTTCCCCTCGAGCTCCTGCCGGAGCTACGCCGGGCTGACGCCGGTCTTTGTGCTCTCCGGGCTGGTTGCGCTGTTGATGTTGTGGTGGCTATGACTCGTGTTGTTTCATGCCATGCTCCTTCATCTGTAACGCTCTTCGAGTTAGATTTCTGCTCTGCAATCTCAAGAATTTGAGTCAAGAAATTAATTGCTAAATAAACTACTATTTCTAaatgattatttttctttttcttctcatcgCTCTCAATAATTAAAAGTGTTCCACAGTTTGATCAGTGTTCATGTCACTTGTTTGATAAGGAAATCATGGAAACTAAGATAATTCTAATGCTGCTTTAAGCCATTGATTTCAAGAGACGAGGGCAATGATTCAATTATGTCAAGTTGGACTTTGAGTCAATTAAGAAGGATGCATATGTGTGATATTTTATTCCATGCTACTTATAATAATTACAATGATTGCAAGTGTCATCAGTGTCATCTTCCTGGTCTAAAATTGAGGCTCCATTTCATGTTAAACTTTGACTTTGAAGTCAAAATAAGATTTGGAGATGGTCCAATTAGAGATCAAAGATATACCAATGGGTGATCAATTTTGATACTAAATCTaatcattttttgttttttttaagggTCAAAATTTTTACCGACTAAACCAatgtttcattttctttcttttttaagaaTTATAATATCTTAATCAATTCACTTTTGGAGAGTCTCTGTTTATTAACCAATTGGAGGCTGCCACGTAACTGTTGACTGGTCAAACAATAATTCCTTCAGAAACAATCGACCACTTCGCTTCTGTCACTTCTCCGTTCTTTGCCATGTCCGTCACTCCATCGCCAACATTGACGGGTTCAATTGTCTCGCACTGAGGACAGCAGCACAAAGTCAAGTCAAAGAAGGCCTACTGCTCGATCGCAGTGGGAATGTTATATACTGTGAGCTCCGCTTAGAGCCTCTCGTGAGCTGAAGGTGAGGACTAATGGAGAGCATCAGCACTCAGGTGTTCCACAGCATCCACTCGTACTGGCGGCGCCGGACTTATCGGAGACTGGACGCAACCAAGAAGCAGGCGAAAGCGATACGGCtcggcggaggcggaggaggaggaataaGGACGAGCAGCTGGCGATGTCGGAAGGCGAAGGTGGTGTGGCGGACGCTTCGGTTGCGGCCGAAGGTGTGGTCGGCGCCGCTACGGCTGCTGGCGTGGGTGCGGAACGCTTACGTGGACGCGATGCTGGCGCTGGCCGGCGGGAAGGGCCGGCCGTCGGCGCTGAGCAGGGTGAGGAGCGGCTCCGAGGCGCTGTGGGGGAGGAGGATGCCGAGGGCGAGGCAGGCGAGCGGCAGGTCTGCAGACTTCGAGAGGAGGATGATGATGCATCTGATCCATTCCATTGTAGAGCCGGAGTTGCCTTGTCGTGAATGAGTAATATGGATGGAGCAGTTGTATGTAAATCTCATGCATTACTGCTGGATTTAATGGTTTCTTTTCTTCGAGAGaatatttttctcaaataataatgTAAAGAGATGGCTTTGAGTTGCATTGTGGCTGATGTTGATTTCATGTGCTCATGGTGTTTGCTCATTTAAGTTGATCCTTCTTAATATCCATTGTTATAAAATTACGTTCATTCCTTGCCAATAGCACCAACTTTCATGTGCACACCCATCGATTAAACTTCGACAATTGAAATTGTAAGTTGTAAGAGGTAATTGAGCAAAACTCATGGGGAATTAGCTTCCATACCTTGGAACGGAAAGGAACTGGGTGAAATAGCAAGCAACAACAGAGTATAAAGAACTTGAACTGAGACTCCCAAGTATGATTAAGGTTACTCGGATCCACAAGAAACATTTTAACACTCATGTTCACTGCCTTCTACGACAGTTCTTATTGAGACAGAAACTGAAACAGACGAACGAGTAGTAGTAATGCAAGCAAGCAGACCCTTGAAGGAAGCTCCATGCCATGGCTCACCTGGAGGGTCCTCCAGGGGGGCTCATGTTGGCTGTAGGAGAAGGTGGCGTGAGCAGTGACTCCCTGCCCAGGCTCACAGATCCTTGTGTGCTCACCTCACCATCTCCGCCTGCATACGTGAATCCATACAAGTAGGCTTCAGATTAGAAAACACAGAACAAGATGGCGAAATCAACGTCAGACCTGTGCTTGGATGATGGCGGACTGGGACTTCTCTGCAGTGGGATGGAGATACCAGGAGAGCTGACACTAAGATGGAGGTGATGGCCCTGGGAGTGGAATGCTCCATTGAAGGACCTGTTGATTTCGGATGGATGAGCAAAcgaaacacagagagagagagagagagagagagagagagagagagagagagagagagagacgtgggTATAGGCAATTTGGTTAGTTGACTCTTTGTCTGCATCTCTCATGACATGTGGTACGTCTAGATCTGAAGGGCGCATTAACCAAGGTTGACCCAGACCATGGCTGGCGTTAGTCAAAGGCCTGCACTCCATTAGACTCCGACAGACAAGACAAGAAAGAGGCATGAtattgatgagatcatgatatctCAATTTTAAGTGCCTCCAcagcaaacaaacaaacaaacaaacaaacaaatgcCAGTTTAACAGCAATCTTAAAAGCCTCTACGTATGCACCTGCTAAGACCACAGGGAACTTGAAAGATTACCTCCTTATCCATAAACATGGTTAAAGAAAGACTTGGAAACGGCAAATACTCCATCAACCAACCTTGAGAAAACAAGAGGACAGCATGAATACTATTTTTAAAGGAATTCTGCTGGTCTCCTGACATGCTAAACAGAGGAAAAAGGAAAGCAGATGAACTAACTTAGAAGCAGCAAGCCCACAAATCTTTAGTACTGATCATTGGCATTGTGATCAATATTGAAGGTGGTACAACATACTCACGTTGAGCTCTAAAACAAGAACAATATTCTCCTACAAACATGTAGCCCGTCCTCTTGTCTTGATCATGCTTCCTCTGTTAATGTATCACAGGTTTAAGAGGATGCGCCCTGAGTTTGGACAAGTCGAGATTTGCATCCAGTTCTTCATCTAACTCTCCCACTACACTTCTGCACACACACGAGTTATATTTAGGACTGGATTGGTAGTGTCAGAAACAGCAAAGTTTACAGGGTACAGAGTGGAAGTAAAACAAGGCCTGTCTAAACTCAGGAGCCATACATGTTATCGCCTCTTATAATATAGAGCCCTAAGACAAGTTGCTGCACACCTTCCTGCAAAATAGGCCAAAATAAATGTCACAGATTGTGGATCTCAAAATGTCTAATCCTGGTTATCAGATCTCACGTTCTTGCTCCTTCCAAGGATTTTAATgtgaaatgaaaaataaaatcaaGTAAAAAAACAGAATGAAATACACTGCAATTGTAATAATATTCCGGTTGGAAATGGTAAAAAGATGAACGAACCTTGGTAGAGTAAACCCTCTCATGAGATTCATCAAGAATAATATTTGTAGCCTGGTCAAAGCCTCTCAAAACTCCCTAAACAAGAAACCCAGGGTCAACAAATCACTAATGGGGGATGAGTATTATACTAAGCCACAAAAAAGAGTTAGTTCCTgtataaaaggaaaagaaaaaaatgtcaACAAATCACTAATGGGGTATGAGTATTATACTACGCCACAAAAAAGAGTTAGTTCGTGTATAAAAGGAGAATTAAAAAATGTCACCAAATCATGAATTAGCTTAACTCTAAACAAGTAACAAGGAGAAATGTTCCATGAGAAACTCAGGAACACTACAAGCTGCTACAATGACTGATATTGTTTACAATTATAGCAACTCACCACAATGTTGCGCCCATCATTTGTAATGACTGATATTGTTTCTGCATCAGAAAAAAACATTAGCTTTTGCTTCATCAGTtcaattcattatttaaaagtcAAAGATCCATAAAATCATGTGCAGCGGTATCACTACATATGAAAGTAGAATTAGTGG
Above is a genomic segment from Musa acuminata AAA Group cultivar baxijiao chromosome BXJ3-4, Cavendish_Baxijiao_AAA, whole genome shotgun sequence containing:
- the LOC135583547 gene encoding sm-like protein LSM8 translates to MSTGPGLESLVDQTISVITNDGRNIVGVLRGFDQATNIILDESHERVYSTKEGVQQLVLGLYIIRGDNISVVGELDEELDANLDLSKLRAHPLKPVIH